In Rhodanobacter humi, the genomic stretch CCGCAGCCAGCACCACGTCGACATGGCCCGGCTTGAGACGGGTGATCAGCGGCGCGTGGCGCGGCGTGATGCCCAGCTCGCCCAGCTCGCCGGTGGCGACGAGCATCGTGGCCTCGCCGGAGAAGATCTCGGCCTCGGCGCTGACGATGTCGACTCGGAGGGTGGTCATGGTTGGTTACTCGTCACGTTCGCGGATGAACGAAAAGCAGGAAGAGCCGGCTTGCATGGTGGCGTTCTCGCCAGATTGCCCATGCTGTTGCGCAATCCGCTTACGCGGATTGCTTGGCCCCCATCTCCTCGCCCTTCTTGATGGCCTCGTCGATGCCGCCGACCATGTAGAACGCCTGCTCCGGCAGGTGGTCGACGTCGCCTTCGACGATCATCTTGAAGCCGCGGATGGTTTCCTTCAGCGACACGTACTTGCCGGGCGCGCCGGTGAACACTTCGGCCACGTGGAACGGCTGGCTGAAGAAACGCTCGCACTTGCGGGCGCGCGCCACCACCTGCTTGTCTTCCTCGCTGAGCTCGTCCATGCCGAGGATGGCGATGATGTCCTTCAGCTCCTTGTAGCGCTGCAGCATGCCCTGCACGCGGCGGGCCACGTCGTAATGCTCCTGGCCGACGACCTGCGGATCGAGCTGGCGGCTGGTGGAGTCCAGCGGATCCACCGCCGGATAGATGCCCAGCGAGGCGATCTGGCGCGACAGGGTCACGGTGGAATCCAGATGCGCGAAGGTGGTGGCCGGCGACGGGTCGGTCAGGTCGTCCGCGGGCACGTACACCGCCTGGATCGAGGTGATCGAACCGGTCTTGGTCGAGGTGATGCGCTCCTGCAGCACGCCCATCTCGTCGGCCAGTGTCGGCTGGTAGCCCACGGCGGACGGCATGCGGCCGAGCAGCGCGGACACCTCGGTGCCGGCCAGCGTGTAGCGGTAGATGTTGTCCACGAAGAACAGCACGTCCTTGCCCTTGCCGCTCGCGTCCTTCTGGTCGCGGAAGTACTCGGCCATGGTCAGGCCGGTCAGCGCCACGCGCAGGCGGTTGCCCGGCGGCTCGTTCATCTGGCCGTAGACCATCGCCACCTTGGACTCGGGCAGGTTATCCAGCTTGACCACGCCGGCGTCCTGCATCTCGTGGTAGAAGTCGTTGCCTTCGCGGGTACGCTCACCCACGCCGGCGAACACCGACAGGCCCGAATGCTGGGTCGCGATGTTGTTGATGAGTTCCAGCATGTTCACGGTCTTGCCCACGCCGGCGCCGCCGAACAGGCCGACCTTGCCGCCCTTGGCGAACGGGCAGACCAGGTCGATCACCTTGATGCCGGTTTCCAGCAGCTCGTTGGCCAGCGCCTGATCGGCATACGACGGCGCCTCGCGGTGGATCACCCAGCGGTCTTCGGCATTGATCGGGCCGACCTCGTCGATCGGGTTGCCGAGCACGTCCATGATGCGGCCCAGGGTGGCGTTGCCCACCGGCACCTTGATGCCTTCGCCGGTGTTGCGGGCCACGAGGCCACGCTTCATGCCGTCGGTGGAACCCAGCGCGATCGTGCGCACCACGCCGTCGCCCAGCACCTGCTGCACTTCCAGCGTGATCTCGGTGCCGTCGATCTTCAGCGCGTCATACACCTGCGGCACCTGATCGCGCGCGAACTCGACGTCGATGACCGCGCCGATGATCTGAACCACTTTGCCCTGACTCATGGATGTGCTCCGGATGGATCTTTAAGTGTTTTGTCATAGCGCCGCTAGCGCGTCGCTCTTATTTCGAGTGCAACCACGGACGGTTGCCTTTTGATCTTGCTCTGCGATCACGGATGATCGCTTTGATTCAACCACGGCCACGGATGGCCGCCCATTTGATCTTCGCGGTCATGGATGACCGCACTTACACAGCCGCAGCTCCGCCGACGATCTCGCTGATTTCCTGCGTGATCGCCGCCTGCCGGGTCTTGTTGTAGACCAGGGTCAGCGTGTCGATCACCTTGTTCGCGTTGTCCGACGCGCTCTTCATCGCGACCATGCGCGCGGCGTGCTCGCTGGCGAGGTTCTCCAGCACGCCCTGGTACACCACCGATTCGATGTAGCGGCCCAGCACGTGCTCCAGCACGGTCTGCGCGTCGGGTTCGTAGATGTAGTCCCAGTCGTGGGCCTGCTCCAGCTTGATGCCGGCATACGCCGACTCGCCGGCCGCCTGGTGCGCTTCCATTTCCGCGGCCACCAGCGGCAACGGCAGCAGCGCGTCGATGGTCGGCTTCTGCGTCATGGTGTTGACGAAGTCGTTGTAGGCGAGGAACACGCGGTCCAGCGCATTCGCCGAATAGGCGTCCAGCACCACCTTGATCACGCCGATCAGCTGCTCCAGCTTCGGCCGCTCGCCGAGATGGGTGGTGCTGCCGGTCAGGTTCACGCCCTTGATGCGGCGGAAGAACTGCAGCGCCTTCTGGCCGATCGCCACCACGTCGACCTGCACGCCTTTGCCCTGCCACTCCTGGATCGCCGGCAGCAGGCGGCGGAACATGTTGGAGTTCAGGCCGCCGCACAGGCCGCGGTCGGTGGACACCACGATGTAGGCCACCCGCGCCACGTTGTCGCGTTCGACCAGGAACGGATGCTTGAAGTCGGTGCTGGCCTGCGCCACGTGCGCGATCACCTTGCGCATGGAACGCGCATACGGACGCGAGGCCTTCATCAGATCCTGCGCCTTGCGGATCTTCGAGGCCGAGACCATTTCGAGCGCGCGCGTCACCTTGCGCATGTTCTGCGTGCTCTTGATCTTGGTTTTGATTTCGCGTCCGCTGGCCATCTGTTTCGCTCGCTGTGCTCGCCTGGGGAACGGGGTCTGGAGAACGGGGTGGTGGCGTTTCCTGCTCCCCGCTGCTCTTACCAGCTACCCGTCTTCTTGTACTCGTCCAGCGAAGCCTTGAAGACGCCTTCGATCTCGGCATCCCAGGCGCCGGTGGCGACGATCTTCTTCATCAGCTCGGCGTGGTTCTGGTGCATGAAGGCGTGCAGGCCCTTCTCGAACGCCAGCACCTTGTTCACCGGCAGGTCGTCGAGGTAGCCCTTCTCGGCGGCGTACACCGACAGCGCCAGCTCGGCGATCGACAGCGGCGCATACTGCGACTGCTTCATCAGCTCGGTGACGCGCTGGCCGCGGTCGAGCTGGGCACGGGTGGCCGGATCGAGATCGGAGGCGAACTGCGCGAACGCGGCCAGCTCGCGGTACTGCGCCAGCGCCAGCTTCACGCCGCCGGAGAGCTTCTTCACGATCTTGGTCTGCGCCGAACCGCCCACGCGCGACACCGAGATGCCGGCGTTCACGGCCGGACGGATGCCGGCGTTGAACAGGTCGGTCTCGAGGAAGATCTGGCCGTCGGTGATCGAGATCACGTTCGTCGGCACGAACGCGGACACGTCGCCGGCCTGGGTCTCGATGATCGGCAGCGCGGTCAGCGAGCCGGTCTTGCCCTTCACCTCGCCGTTCGTGAACTTCTCGACGTACTCCTCGGAGACGCGCGAAGCGCGCTCGAGCAGGCGCGAGTGCAGATAGAACACGTCGCCCGGATAGGCTTCGCGACCCGGCGGGCGCTTCAGCAGCAGCGAAATCTGGCGGTAGGCCACGGCCTGCTTGCTGAGGTCGTCGTAAACGATCAGGGCATCCTGGCCGCGGTCGCGGAAGTACTCGCCCATGGCGCAGCCGGCGTACGGCGCGATGTACTGCAGCGCGGCCGACTCGGAAGCGGAGGCCACCACCACGATGGTGTTGGCCAGCGCACCGTTCTCTTCCAGCTTGCGCACCACGTTCGCGATCGACGAGCGCTTCTGGCCGATCGCCACGTAGATCGAGAAGATGCCCGAATCCTTCTGGTTGATGATCGCGTCGATCGCCAGCGCGGTCTTGCCGGTCTGGCGGTCGCCGATGATCAGCTCGCGCTGGCCGCGGCCGATCGGGATCATCGAGTCGACCGACTTGTAGCCGGTCTGCACCGGCTGGTCGACGCTCTTGCGCCAGATCACGCCCGGCGCAACCTTCTCGATCGGCGAGCTGAGCTTGGCGTTGAGCGGGCCCTTGCCGTCGATCGGGTTACCCAGCGAATCGACCACGCGGCCGAGCAGCTCGGGACCCACGGGCACTTCGAGGATGCGACCGGTGGTCTTGGCCACGTCGCCCTCGCGCAGGTGCTGGTATTCGCCCAGCACCACCGCGCCGACCGAGTCGCGCTCCAGGTTCAGCGCCAGCGCAGTTGCGTTGCCCGGCAGCTCGATCATCTCGCCCTGCATCACGTCGGCCAGGCCGTGGATGCGCACGATGCCGTCGGACACGCTGATGATCGTGCCCTCGTTGCGGGCCTCCGCGCCGAGCTTGAACTGCTCGATGCGGTTCTTGATCAGTTCGCTGATCTCGGACGGGTTCAGGGTGGTGCTGGACATGGTCGTTATCCTGAAATTTTGTAAACGCGATGCTTTCTTTGAGAGTCCGACTGGATGCCGGGGTTTGCTCTCCGCGAAACGGACTTCGCGTGAAAATTACTGTGCGAGCGTGTTGCCCAGGCGCTCGAGGCGCCCGCGCGCGGAACCGTCGATCACTTCGCTGCCGGCGTCGATCACCACGCCGGCCAGCAGCGAGGCATCGACCCGGGCATCGAGTTCGATCTCGCGCTTGAAGCGGCGCTTCAGCGATGCCTTGAGCTGCTCGGCCTGTGCCGCGTCCAGCGCCATCGCGCTGGTCACCTTGACCAGCAGCTGCGACTCGGACTCGCGGCGATACTGCTCGTACAGCGCAGCCACTTCCGGCAGCAGCGCCATGCGGCGGTGCTCGGCCAGCTCGCCCAGGAACTGCGCGAACGGCGCATCGGCCGCCATGCCTTGGGGCAGGTGCAGCATCACCAGCTGCGCCGGCTGCACGCGCGGATCGTTGCCGAGGCCGGCCACGCGCGCGTCGCTGGCCACCGCGGCGGCGAAACCCAGCGCCTGCGACCACGCGGCCAGCGCGCCGCTGGCATGTGCCAGCTCGAACGCGGCGCGAGCGTAGGGACGGGCGAGAGTGATTGCCTGGGCCATGGATCAGACCTCGGCGGCGAGCTGGTCGAGCAGTGCCTTGTGCGTCGAGGCATCCACCTCGCGCTGCACGATCTTGGAAGCGCCCTGCACGGCCAGCGCACCCACGCGCTCGCGCAGTTGCTCGCGCGCCTGCTGCGCCATCGCGGCGATGTCGTCCTGCGCGGCGGCCTTCAGCCGATTGATCTCGACGATCGCGTCGGCGCGGGCCTTGTCGAGGATGCCGTTGGCCTGCTGCTGCGCCTTGTCGATGATCTCGGACGCCTGCTGGCGCGCCTTGCGCACCTCGTCCGCCACCTTCGTGTCGGCCGCCTTCAGCTCGGCGTGCGCGCGCTCGGCGGCGCTGAGGCCCTCGGCGATCTTGATCTGCCGTTCCTCGATGGCCTTGTTGATGTGCGGCCAGATGAACTGGACGCAGAACCAGATGAGGATGGCGAAAGCGATCATTTCGCCGATCAGGGTCGCGTTGAAATTCATCGCTGCCTTACCTGCAAATACGGAATGGAACCAGCGCGGGCCTCAATGGCCCGCGCCGACTTGCGGTGTGCTGCCGCGGCAGCACGCCGGAGTACGACTTACTGACCGGCGCCGGCGGCGGTCAGAATCTTGCCCAGCAGCGGGTTCGCCACGGCGAAGTACATCGCCAGCGCCACGCCGATCAGGAACGCCGCGTCGATCAGGCCGGCCAGCAGGAACATGCGGCCCTGCAGCAGCGGCACCAGCTCCGGCTGACGGGCGGCGGCTTCCAGGAACTTCGAGCCCATCACGCCGATACCGATACAGGCACCCAGCGCACCGAGGCCGATGATCAGGCCGAGCGCGATGGCGGTGAAGCCCTGGATTTGTGCAAACTGGACAAGATGTTCCACGGTGATCTCCTCGAAAAAACGGTTGTTGCGTTGAAGGGTTGAAGAACTGAAACAGAACCGGAATCAGTGATGGTCGTGCGCCATCGAGATGTACACGATCGTCAGCACCATGAAGATGAAGGCCTGGATCGAGATGATCAGGATGTGGAAGATGCCCCACACCGTGTAGCCGATGATGCCGGCGCCATACAGCGCCCAGCCGGCCAGGCCCGCGCCTGCGCTGAACAGGCCGGCGATCAGCATGAACACCAGCTCGCCCGCATACATGTTGCCGAACAGTCGCATCGCCAGGCTCACCGGCTTGGACAGCAGCTCGACCAGGTTCAGCGCGAAATTGGGGATCCACAGCGCCGGGTGCTTGCCGAACGGCGCGGTGAACAGCTCGTGCATATAGCCGCCAAAGCCCTTGGCCTTGAAGCTGTAGACGATGATCAGCAGGAACACCGTGATCGACATCGCGAACGTCATGTTGATGTCGGCGGTGGGCACGGCGCGGAAGTGGCCAATGCCGAACTGCTCGGTGATCCACGGCAGCAGATCGACCGGGAGCAGGTCCATCGCGTTCATCAGGAACACCCAGACGAACACGGTCAGCGCCAGCGGGCCCAGCACGCGGCGATCGCCGTGGAACACGTCCTTGACCTGGCCGTCGACGAACTCGAGGATGATCTCGACGAACGCCTGGCCCTTGGACGGCACGCCGGCGGTGGCCTTGCGCGCCTTCAGCCAGAACCACAGGCAGAACAGCACGCCCAACACCAGCGACACCGCGACCGAATCGAGGTGCACCGCCCAGAAACCTTCCTTGCTCGCATGCGGCACGAGGTGCTGGAGGTGGTGCTGGATGTATTCGGTAAGACCGCCCTGCGGCTCGCTTGCCATGTATCAACCCTTGAATCTGAACGCCAGCAGATAGACCGCGTAGGCAGCCACCAGCCCCGTCACGGCGGCCAGCGGCGGCAATTTGTACTGAAACAGGATCAACCCCAGCCCGCCGACGACCGCTGCCCACTTCAGCAGCATGCCGAGCAGCAGGCGGGCGAAAGCCGCCGCGCCGCCGACCAGGCGACCGAAGACCTGCACGGACATCAGCGCGGTACCCAGCGCCACCGTGAAAGCTCCGGCCGCGGCCGCAACCGCCTCCCGATGCCCCTTCAGCAGGAACACCGCGCCGACCATCGCCGCCACCGCAAGTTGCAGCAGCACCGTGCGCAGTGCGAGGCGCCGACCGGCGTCGAGACTGTTGAGCACGTAACCTCTCCGCACCGGTTTCCACCAAGTGGCACCGATACAGCCACGAACCATGATTCAATCCGTAAAAGTATATCAGTGCCCCGCTTGCAGCGACAAGCCGCGAACGCTGCGGCAACTTGTCCCGCAGCCCGCTTCGAGTGCAGACGTTGTCGCCTGATTCACCAAAGAAAAGGGCCGGACTGGGGAAGTCCGGCCCTTGCTGCCGCGCGGGAGGGAGGGGGGCCGCCGGCAGGGTGCCACTCGGGTTGTTCCGTTGCTTACTTCGCGGCGGCCTTCTTCGCGGCCGGCGCGGTCACCGCCTCGTTGGCGGCCTGGCGCTGTTCCTGCACCAGCGCCTGCAGCGACTCCGCAGCCTTCTGCGTCACGGCGATGATTTCCTGCGAAACCGCCACTGCGCGCTCGGCCTGCTCGCGGCTGAGGCTGGCGCCCTTTTCCCACAGGCCGCGCAGGGCGTCGGCGTCGCGGGTTTCCAGCGCCTCGGCCACGAAGGCGGCCGAATCACGCGTCTGCTGCTCAAACGCCTTGAGCTGCAGCCCGGCGACCGTCTCCAGGCTCTTCAGGGCCAGCGACTGCGCCTTGAACGCGCCCTCGGTGATCTGCTTGGTGTAGGCGAAAAACTGGTTGCTGTACTGCTGGTTCATGAGCTTGCCCTCGTGGGGTTTGCGGGGTAGTGGCAAGCACTCTAGCAAGCTTTTTTGTGCAATGCAATATATTTTTTGTGGCCGGGCAAGACCACTGTGAAAATATTCAGGATATACACATCATTGGATCAGTCACGCAGCTGTCGCAATGCCGCAATACTCACGGCTACAGGCTCAGGAATGCAGGCGATTCCGGGCCCACCGGCCGCACCGGTCTCCCGCCCGCGGGCGTTCCGTCCCGGACGCCAGGAACGATGCCGGAGCGTTCGCTTTCCCGCCCGACCCGGATTCCGGCCTACCCCCGGTAGCGGCAGCCCGACGTGCAGGTCTCGTGCACGGTGACTTCGGACAGCAGCGGCAGTGCCGGCTTGAGGCGCTCCCAGATCCATATCGCCAGCCGCTCGCTGGTGGGGTTTTCCAGCCCCTCGACGTCGTTGAGGTAGTGATGGTCGAGCCGCTCAAACAACGGCTGGAAGGCCGCCTTCACCTCGGCGAAATCCATCACCCAGCCGCTGTCGGCGCCGATCTCGCCGCTCAGATGGATCTCCACGCGGAAGGAATGCCCATGCAGGCGCGCGCACTTGTGCCCTGCCGGCACATTCGGCAGGCGGTGTGCGGCCTCGAGGGTGAAGGTCTTGAAGATATCCATCGCGGCATTCTATCGCGCCGCCACTGCGCGCCCGCGGGGGCCAGCCCTCTTCCCGATCGACGCCATAGCCGGCCCGCGGCGGCACCACGGAATGCTGCGGCACAGCATGTCAAAGACATGACGACGCCCAAAACATCGCGGTTAATTAAACATTTTCAATGAGATACATTCAAACATCAGTCTTGTCGCAGCGCGCTGCATCGCGGATTGACACCGGTGTCAACGACTCGCAAGCTGTCACCCGTTCCGTTGCGGGGGAGCACGGTGAACGCGGCAATCGACCAACCGGATCGACCGGCAAGTGTCTCGACGACGCCATTCCTGGCGGCCGACGTCGGCGGCACGCACGCCCGCGTGGCGCTGATCCAAGTCGCCCAAGACGGGGGGCGCGCGGTCGAGGTGCTGGCCTACCGCAAGTTCGCCTGCGGGGATTTCGGCGGGTTGGCGGAACTTCTGCAGGCCTTCGTCGACGACGAGGTGCAGGCCCCGGTGCGGCGCTGCGTGCTCGCCTGCGCCGGCCAGCTGATGGGCGACGAGGTGCTCAACGACAACTCCGCCTGGCCCATTCACCTACCGTCGGTGCGCAGGGCGCTGGCGCTGGACGACCTGGCCGCACTCAATGACTTCGAGGCGCTGGGGTACGCGCTCGACAACCCGCTGGTCTGCGGCGGCCGCCTGCTGTGCGGGCCGGATCGCCACGCCGATGGCCCGACGCTGGTGATCGGTCCCGGTACCGGCCTGGGCGCGGCGGTGCGCCTGTCCGGTCCCGCTGGCGGCTGCGTGCTGGCCACGGAAGCCGGCCAGATGGATTTCGCGCCGCACTCGATCCGCGAGCGCGAGATCCTCGCGCAGCTGGTGCCGGATGGCGGTTACCTGCCGTGTGAGCGCATCGTGTCGGGTCCCGGCCTGCTGACCCTCTACCGGACCCTGTGCGCCTTGCACGGGACAACACCCTGGCTGGCCACGCCCGCGGCCGTCACCGCGGCCGCCATGGCCTGCAGTGATGCGCAGGCCACGGAAGCGGTGGAGGTCTTCTGCGCGGCGCTGGGAAGTTTCGCCGGCAGCCTGGCCATGGCCTACATTGCCAGCGGCGGCGTGTACCTCGCCGGCGGCTTCCTGGATTCGATGTTCGGCCTGCTGGCACGCAGCGATTTCGAGGAGCGCTTCCTGCACGGACGCAGCGTGCGCGCGTTCCTGTCGCAGGTTCCGGTATGGGTGACGGAGCACGGACGCCAGGGCGTGCTGGGCGCGGCGAGGTGGTACCTCGGACGTGGCACGTCCGCTGCAACGACGCCGCGCCCCGCCGCGGCAGGCGGTCCGGCCCCGTGAACGTCATCGCGACATCGGCGCCGCGCCTTTCCGGACAGCCGCGCGCGCGGGCGTGCGTGGGAAAAGGTCTCGCCGCGTTCGCCGCCGCGTGGCTGGCGACCATGGGCATCGCCACGGCGACGCCGGCCGCGCCTGCCTGGTCGCTGCTGCCGCAGCCCGCCCACGCCTACCCCGCCGCATCGCCCGCGGTCGAGATTGCGGATGGCGCCGTGGTCGCCGTGCACGGTGCGGATCGCCCGCAGCTGCAAGCCATCGTGGACCGGTTCGTGCATTTGCTGGCCGACACGCGCGGCCTGCGATTGCACGCGACGACGGCGGCCGACGCGCGCGCCGCCATCACGTTCAACATCGACCCGCACGCGGACGTGGCGGGCGGTGCCGGCTACCGCATCGTGATTGATGACCAGGGCATACGGATCACCGCGCGCACGCCGCGCGGCGCGTTCTACGGCAGCGTCACCCTGTGGCAGTTGCTGACGCCGCCCGGCTGGACCCGCGGCAGTGCGGCCGAAGTGGCCGCGGGCGTCATCGACGACCACCCGCGTTTCGCCTGGCGCGCGCTGCTGCTCGACTCCGGACGGCATTACCAGAGCGTGGCCGAGATCGAGCGGTTGATCGACTGGATGTCGCTCGACAAGCTCGACGTGCTGCTCTGGCATCTGACCGAGGACCAGGGCTGGCGCCTGGACATCCCCGGCTACCCCGCACTGACGAAAACCGGCGCCTGCCGCAACGCGGTGGGCCTCGATGCCGAGTTGACCGGCTCGCCCGACCAACCCTATTGCGGCCATTACACCGCGGCCGAGGTGCGCGAGATCGTGCGTTACGCGGCCGAACGCTACGTCACCGTGGTGCCGGGCATCGACCTGCCCGGGCATGCGCAGGCGGCCATCGCCGCGTATCCGTGGCTGGGCGTCACCGGCCAGCGTCCGCCCGTGTGGACGGACTGGGGCGTCAGTCCGTGGCTGCTGAAGCCCGACGCGAAGACCCTGCATTTCGTCGACGACGTGCTCGACGAGGTGATGCGACTGTTCCCCTCGAAGTACGTCTCGATCGGCGGCGACGAAGCGGACAAGCAGCAGTGGAACGCCTCGCCCGCGGTGCAGGCGCAGATGCACCAGTTGGGCCTCGCGAACATGGACCAACTGCAAGGCTGGTTCACCGGCCAGGTCGCCGGGCATCTCACTGCGCACGGGCGCACGCCGGTCGGCTGGGACGATGAACTGGTCGCGGGCGCGACGCTGCCGGCTGCGGAAGTGGTGATGTCCTGGCACGGCAACGACGGCGAGCGCGTGGCGCTGGCCGCGCTGCGGCAAGGCCACGACGTGGTGATGACGCCGCAGGAGTCGCTGTACTTCGACCACTACCAGTCCAGCCTGCCCGACGAATGGCCAGGGCAGCCGCCGATGGCGACGCTGCGGCAGGCCTACGACACCGTCGTGATCCCGCACGGCGCCAGCGCGGCCGAAGCCGGCCATGTGATCGGCGTGCAGGCCGGGCTCTGGACCGAACTGATGCCGGACTTCGCGCGCGACCAGCATGCGCTGTACCCGCGCGTCGCCGCCCTGGCGGAACTGGGCTGGTCGCCGGCGGCCGCGCACGATTGGCACGGCTTCCTGCAGCGCCTGCCCGCCGAACTGGAGCGCTACCGCGCACTCGGCATCGGCTATGCCGACACGGCGTTTGCGCCCGCCTTCGACGTGACGGCAGGTGCCGGCGACACGCTGCGCGTCGCGCTCGCCAACCAGACCGGCTTCGGCACGATCCGCTACACGACCGACGGTTCCGCACCGACGCCGGCTTCCACGGCGTATGTCCGCCCGCTGACACTCGCTGCACGAGACCGGACCACGCTGCGCGCGGCAACCTTCATGCCCGATGGCTACCCGCTCGCCGCGCCGCGCATGCAGGTGCTGGATGCCGCGACGCTGCTCGGCCGCGACAGCAGCCAGCTCGCCTCCTGCTCGCACCAGCCGGGCATGCGCCTGGGCGGCCGGCAGCCGGCGCGGGGTCCGCGGCCGGTCTACACGATGGACGTCGGCGACATGTGCTGGCTGTGGCCGCAGGCGCCGCTGGCAGGCGTCACGCACGTCAACCTGAGCGTGGCGCGCGTGACATGGCGCTTCGGCGACGAGGCCAAGGATGCCGTGGTGCGCCCCAGGGTCGGCGCGGCTGGCGAGTTCGAGATCCATGCCGACTCCTGCACGGGGCCGCTGCTCGCCCGCCTGCCGCTGACGCCGGCGGCGCAGGCATCGGGACAGACCCGTCTCGGCGCACCGATCGCGACGACGCCGGGCAACGGCGCCCGCGACTTGTGCATCGTCGCCACGGGCGACCCGCGCGACGGGCAGTGGGCGCTGGCCCGCATCACGTTTTCGAAAGGCAACACGGAAACCGGCGTTCCGCAGGGGGAGCGCCGAACGGGGAAACGGTGATGGCGCGCAGCGCCATGCCGGTTGCATAGCGTGACCGCCGCACCGTGCCGCGTCGCACGGCGGATGTCATCCGGATGCGCAGGTTTTGAAGCAACGCGGAGCAGTTGGGATTCGACCGACATCAACCGAGAGGCAAAGTCCATGTCCACCGACCATCGCAAGCACCCCTTGTCATTCGCCATCTCCATGTCGCTGCTCGCCGTCGTGGCGACCTCGGCCATGGCATCGCCGCGCCCGGGTGCCCCGGCGGACAACCCGGGGGCGCAGGCCGCCACGCCGCAGGACGCGCAGGCTGCGTCGCCGGCCGATGCCGCGAAAGCCAAGTCCAAGGCCGATGCCGCGAAGCAAAAGGCGGCGGTCACGTTGTCCACCGTCACCGTCTCCGGCGTGCGCGCCTCGCAGATGCGCGCGATCGACCTGAAGCGCGATGCGCCGAACATCCAGGACAGCATCACGGCGGAAAACATCGGCGCGCTGCCCGACGTGACCATCACCGACTCCCTGCAGCGCGTCACCGGCGTGCAGATCAACCGCGACGCCGGCGTGGGCACCTCGGTGGACGTGCGCGGCCTGCCCCAGGTCGGCACCATGCTGAACGGCGAAGTGTTCATCACGGCGGACCAGATCGACTCGCAGCAGCCCGACTTCACC encodes the following:
- a CDS encoding beta-N-acetylhexosaminidase, with the translated sequence MGKGLAAFAAAWLATMGIATATPAAPAWSLLPQPAHAYPAASPAVEIADGAVVAVHGADRPQLQAIVDRFVHLLADTRGLRLHATTAADARAAITFNIDPHADVAGGAGYRIVIDDQGIRITARTPRGAFYGSVTLWQLLTPPGWTRGSAAEVAAGVIDDHPRFAWRALLLDSGRHYQSVAEIERLIDWMSLDKLDVLLWHLTEDQGWRLDIPGYPALTKTGACRNAVGLDAELTGSPDQPYCGHYTAAEVREIVRYAAERYVTVVPGIDLPGHAQAAIAAYPWLGVTGQRPPVWTDWGVSPWLLKPDAKTLHFVDDVLDEVMRLFPSKYVSIGGDEADKQQWNASPAVQAQMHQLGLANMDQLQGWFTGQVAGHLTAHGRTPVGWDDELVAGATLPAAEVVMSWHGNDGERVALAALRQGHDVVMTPQESLYFDHYQSSLPDEWPGQPPMATLRQAYDTVVIPHGASAAEAGHVIGVQAGLWTELMPDFARDQHALYPRVAALAELGWSPAAAHDWHGFLQRLPAELERYRALGIGYADTAFAPAFDVTAGAGDTLRVALANQTGFGTIRYTTDGSAPTPASTAYVRPLTLAARDRTTLRAATFMPDGYPLAAPRMQVLDAATLLGRDSSQLASCSHQPGMRLGGRQPARGPRPVYTMDVGDMCWLWPQAPLAGVTHVNLSVARVTWRFGDEAKDAVVRPRVGAAGEFEIHADSCTGPLLARLPLTPAAQASGQTRLGAPIATTPGNGARDLCIVATGDPRDGQWALARITFSKGNTETGVPQGERRTGKR